A portion of the Bacillus sp. es.034 genome contains these proteins:
- a CDS encoding SpoIID/LytB domain-containing protein — protein sequence MKKALSMLFLSTALVAAPLSTQAAGQPIEVKLQNYIGSKTALPFTTNGDYQIKGTSIFIQPGASYTMKVESGDLSLYKGSSLVKKFSGNVTIIPTITESMDRAMTINGNSEKKYLGEVEFTVESGKYVRPVNHINLEDYLKGVVPAEMPSSWGANGGLDALKAQAVAARTFVLKKGNWSIYDGQSDQVYKGYDWDSHTTKAVNETQGEVLKNGDKYAEAFYSSSNGGRVFSNQNVWGSALVPYLQTKKDIYDAKISPHGDWNVTLSKSQFDNSELDLKKPESWWTDVKEKDQTIISNMKKWLKSKKKIDEKHDIKIVEIKDMSFDIPDDSFTSTDVLKGKVSFTYYEKTEDDFVKNEDETIKLQTKTVDDTSYNIRFMLGTSIMKSPYVKSLNKKDDSYIINGGGFGHGIGMSQYGAYQMSKEGNNFRTILGYYYPTTKVNRELDLGDYSHELEGIDRYETSVSVSGYGWENRSKAVVIGRGDLSIDALTGSVLAKKLDSPLLLTTSKSLPETVLNEIKRLQPEKVYLLGGSNAIGTNVETQLKGLSFINDGDITRISGKERYETAVKVADEINNKDEIFVVTKDEKSPDALSIASYASMMQIPILYTTKDTLHESVEAYMKENAIKNVTIIGGQSAVSSGVERELANLAPNVTRVYGLDRYQTSLTIAEKYSDQFEEKTLFFARGDVFIDALPASALAAAMKSPLVLTRKDALPDHVGDWLDKRTVLADTYFLGGNGAINETVRRDIQEAFAD from the coding sequence TTGAAGAAAGCACTATCCATGTTGTTCCTTTCCACGGCACTGGTCGCAGCCCCTCTAAGCACTCAGGCAGCAGGACAGCCTATCGAGGTGAAACTGCAAAACTATATCGGTAGCAAGACCGCACTTCCCTTTACAACAAATGGTGATTATCAGATTAAAGGAACGTCCATTTTCATCCAGCCTGGTGCCTCTTATACCATGAAGGTGGAGTCAGGGGATTTATCTCTTTATAAAGGTAGTTCATTGGTGAAAAAGTTCAGTGGCAATGTGACCATCATTCCGACCATCACAGAATCGATGGACCGCGCCATGACGATCAACGGGAATTCCGAGAAGAAATACTTAGGTGAAGTAGAATTTACCGTGGAATCCGGTAAATACGTCCGCCCCGTCAACCATATTAATCTAGAAGACTATTTAAAAGGGGTCGTCCCTGCTGAAATGCCGTCTTCATGGGGAGCAAACGGTGGATTGGATGCTCTCAAAGCCCAGGCCGTTGCAGCCAGGACATTCGTATTGAAAAAAGGAAACTGGTCCATCTATGATGGTCAAAGCGATCAAGTATATAAAGGATACGATTGGGATTCCCATACGACAAAGGCCGTTAATGAAACACAGGGGGAAGTCCTTAAGAACGGCGATAAGTATGCCGAAGCATTCTACTCCTCATCTAATGGTGGGAGAGTATTTTCAAACCAAAATGTCTGGGGATCGGCATTGGTTCCTTACCTGCAAACAAAAAAAGACATCTATGATGCCAAGATCTCTCCTCATGGCGATTGGAATGTCACTCTTTCCAAGTCACAGTTCGACAACAGCGAACTGGATCTTAAGAAACCAGAATCATGGTGGACTGATGTAAAGGAAAAGGATCAAACCATCATCTCAAACATGAAAAAGTGGCTGAAAAGCAAAAAAAAGATTGATGAAAAACACGACATCAAAATCGTGGAAATCAAAGATATGTCATTTGATATCCCGGATGATTCCTTCACGTCAACAGACGTGTTAAAAGGAAAGGTATCCTTCACGTATTATGAAAAAACCGAGGATGACTTCGTGAAAAATGAAGACGAGACCATCAAGCTTCAAACCAAAACGGTTGACGATACTTCATACAATATCCGTTTCATGCTGGGGACATCCATCATGAAGAGCCCTTATGTGAAGAGCCTCAACAAAAAGGATGACTCATACATCATCAATGGCGGCGGTTTCGGTCACGGAATCGGTATGAGCCAATACGGTGCATACCAAATGTCGAAAGAAGGTAACAACTTCAGGACAATCCTGGGTTATTACTATCCGACAACCAAGGTGAATAGAGAACTTGACCTAGGTGACTATTCCCACGAACTAGAAGGGATCGACCGTTACGAAACAAGCGTAAGTGTGTCTGGCTACGGTTGGGAAAACCGATCAAAGGCTGTGGTCATCGGACGCGGAGACTTATCGATCGATGCATTGACAGGAAGTGTCCTCGCGAAGAAGCTGGACTCTCCGTTATTGCTGACCACGTCCAAATCACTTCCGGAGACGGTCCTGAATGAAATCAAACGCCTTCAGCCTGAAAAAGTCTACTTACTGGGCGGAAGCAACGCCATCGGTACAAATGTGGAAACACAGTTAAAAGGTCTATCTTTTATCAATGATGGGGACATTACCCGCATCAGCGGAAAAGAGCGTTATGAGACAGCAGTCAAAGTGGCGGACGAAATTAACAACAAGGATGAAATCTTTGTCGTGACAAAAGACGAGAAATCTCCCGATGCCCTGTCCATCGCTTCGTATGCAAGCATGATGCAGATTCCGATTCTGTATACAACTAAGGATACCCTTCATGAAAGTGTAGAAGCATATATGAAGGAAAATGCGATCAAGAACGTAACCATCATCGGAGGCCAATCAGCCGTCTCATCCGGAGTGGAGCGTGAACTAGCTAACCTGGCACCGAATGTCACACGTGTGTACGGCCTGGATCGTTACCAAACAAGCTTGACGATTGCAGAAAAATACAGTGATCAATTTGAAGAAAAAACATTATTCTTTGCTCGCGGAGACGTCTTCATCGATGCCCTGCCAGCATCTGCCCTTGCAGCAGCAATGAAATCACCACTCGTCCTGACGCGTAAAGATGCGCTGCCGGATCATGTAGGGGACTGGCTGGATAAACGTACCGTTCTCGCCGATACGTACTTCCTCGGAGGTAACGGAGCGATCAACGAAACTGTTCGACGCGATATCCAAGAAGCATTTGCTGATTGA